The DNA region CTTTCACCTGCAATTGCCAAGATTTCATTTTCTTTTATATTAAATGATATATTTTTTAATAATGTTTTTTTTGATGAAATATCTTCTACTTGTAAATCTTTTATTTCTAAATAATTCATCCTTCATCCTTTATTTTTAGATGATAAGTAGGATCAAGTGCATCTCTTATGCAGTCTCCTAAAAAGTTAAAAGATGCAACTACAATTAATATCATTATTCCAGCAGGTAACATCATATAAGGGTTTATACTCATTAACTCTTTTGCTTCATTTAACATAATTCCCCACTCACAAGTTGGTGCTTGAACTCCTAATCCTAAAAAAGATAAAGCAGAAATACTTAATATAATTGTTCCTACATTTAAACTTGCAAGCATTGCAATATCACTTAATATTAAAGGAAGAAGATGTTTTCGTAAAATAGTTATTTTAGATATATTTGATATTTCTGAGTAATAAATAAAATTTTTATTCATATGATTTATACAAAATGTATATATCATTCTTATGTACCATGCAACTTTTGAGATAATTGCAGCAATAATTATATTTTCTATACCTGTTCCAATTAAACCAACAATTGCTAACATCATTAATTCACTTGGAAAAGATAATAAGACATCACAAGTTCTTAAAATTATATTTTTCATACTAGTTGAGAAAGTTGCAATCAATGCAAAAATTATTGCCAAAATAACAGTTACAAACATTGCAAAAAGTGCATAAAAAACTGTAGTTCTAATTCCATAAATTAATCTTGATGCAATACATCTTCCTAAATGATCTGTTCCTAAAGGATATTGTAAACTAAAAGATAAAAGTTTATTTTCAAGATTTATTTCATAAGGATTATTTGGTGAAATATAAGGCGCAAATATTCCTGCTAAAATAATCGTAAAGATAATTATTATACTTAAAAGAGCAACTTTGTCCTTTAAAAGTTTATTAAAAAATAGTCTATTCAATTAAAATGCCTTAATCTTGGATCTCTTTTTATTATCCAAATATCTGCAATTAAATTAAAAATTATAAATAACAATGCCATAAATAAAACATATGACTGGATAATAGGATAATCTCTTACAAATATCGCATGAACACAAACTCTTCCAAGTCCAGGAAGTGCAAATATATTTTCAATTATAACTGTTCCCGCCAGTAGTCTTGGAATAGACATATTTAAAGCAACTATAAAAGGTGCAATTGCATTTCTGATTTGATGTTTTAATAGAGTATATTTACTTACTCCTCTTGCTTTTGCATAAGTCATAAATAAAGAATTTTTAGTTTGAATAATAGAATTTCTTATTATTCTTACAAAAGTTGAAATATATGTAATTGCTAATGTAATTGAGGGTAAAACTAAACTATTTAATCCTTCAAATCCATTAGATGGAAAAATATTATAATAATAAGCAAAAGTATAAATTAAAAGTAACGCAAGCCAAAAATTAGGAATTGCAGTTGTTGTGAAAATTATGCCTCTTACTATTTTATCAAAAAGAGTATTTTCAAATAACGCACATAAAACTCCAATAATAAAACCAAAAAATACAATTAAAAAAAGTGAGAAGATACTTAAATATAAAGTTATAGGAAAAGCTTCACTAAGTTCATTTAACACAGGTTTTTTGCTTTCATAACTTATTCCAAAATTACCTTTTATTAAGTTGCTTATCCAAGAAAGGTATTGATTTATCAAAGGTTTATCTAACCCTAAATCTTTTCTTGTCTCTTCAATAGCCTCTTTTGTAACTGTAATATTATTTACTCTTAATGTAACTTCTGCAGGATCACTTTGATTTATATTAACAAGTATAAAACATACTATTGTTACACCTAAAAGTAAAGGAATAATTAAAAGTATTCTTTTTAATATAAAATTACTCATTTGCTCTTTTCAAAATACATTTTTTCAAATGGAATTTCATATTGAGAAAGATTAAATCCTACGTCTTTTAATATAGGGTTATATACAACTTTTGTTCTTGAATAACTAATAGGGATATATACATCTTCTTTATGAATATAAGAGAAAATTTCTTTATATAAATTTGCTCTTTTTTCTTTATTTGTTTCTATTAAAATATCACTAATTGTTTTATCTAACCACTCTTTTTTATTAAGTCCTAACTGTGCTTGATAATCTCCATGTGAAAGAGCTCTCCAAGAAGATATATATGATTGTGGATCATAAGGAACTCCCCAAGAAAGTGAATATTGCAAATCAAAATTTCCATTTTGTTGTCTATCTAAAAATGATTGTTTCTCTTCACCAATTATTTTTAAATCTATACCAATATCTTTTAAATTACTTTGAATATATTCACTTATTGTTTTTTCTTGAGCATTATTTGCATTATAATAAAGTTTTAAAATTAATTGTTTGCCATCTTTTTCTCTAATATTAGTATCTTTATTTATAATCCAACCATCTTTATCTAGAATTTTTTTAGCCAAATTTACATTGAAATTTTTTATTGGTAAGTCAATATTACAATATGGTGTTGTTTTTGAAAAAAGTGTATTTGCAATTGTTTCTTTATTGTTTAAAATACCTTTTATAATAGCTTGTTTATTTACTGCATGTTCTAGTGCTTTTCTAACTTCTAAATCTTTTGTTATTTCTCTTTTTGTATTTATCAAAATTGCTCTTGATGCAATAGGATTACTAAGTTTAGTTTTTACTTTATTACTTTTTTCAAGCATACTAAAAGCATCCGAATTTATCATATCTCCATCAGCACCAAAGATTAAATCAATTTCACCTTTTTGTAAAGATAATAAAATAGATTGATGATTTGGAATAACTCTCCATTTTATTTTTTCTATTTTTGTTTTATTATTCCAGTAATTATTATTTCTTACAAATAATGCGTAATCATTTTTTTTATGCTCTTTTAAAATCCAAGGACCAGTTCCAACATAACACTTAACACCATTTTTTGTTTGATTGTTTTTAAAACATTTTGTTGAAATAAATCTAAATGGTCTAGTCATTGCCAATTCTGTTAAAGTAGGGTAATATGCATTTTTAAGATTTAATTCAAATGTAAATTTATCTATTACTTTTGTACTTATAATCTCATTTATTAATTCAAGCCAAGCATGTCTTACTCTATTTTTTAGTATTGCATCAAAATTACTTTTTACAACATTTGCATCAAATATTAGACCATCTGAAAATTTTACATCTTCTCTTAATTTAAATGTATATGTTTTACCATTATTAGAAATTTTCCAACTTTTTGCAAGATTTGGTTTTATTCCATTTTTTGTATTTATTACTAAAGATTCAAATACCATATTCTGTGCAGCCATTTCTCCACCATAAAGATGAGGGTTTATATCTCTTATATCTTTTGTACTTGCATAAATAAGTTCATTTTTTATTTTATTCTCTTTTTGTGATTGACAAGCAACAAATAGTAGTGTTGTTATACAAATAAATATAGTTTTAAGTAATAGTTTCATATCTTCTCTTTGAATGTTTTTGAAATTATATTAGTTTAAAATTACAATCATATAAGATAGTTCAACTCTTATGTACTTTTAGAACAATTTTATTCTAATATAATAAAGTGTAACAATTTCAGTCAAAAAAAATTATTTTTCTTAAAGTTTACAAAGATTATATAATTAATATTTCATTATAATAAGTATTTAGGTAACATCAATAAATATAGTATTGAAGGAGGTTTTGTCTTTGTTCAAAAATCAGCTTTTTGTTAAAATCTTACTTATTTTCACTCTACCTGCATTAGGAATATTATATTTTAGTTCATTACTTGTATATGAGAAAATAGATACATTAAGTGATATTTCTAATATTCAAAAAAATATAAAATATATTAAAAACGTAAAAAACTTACTTGATTCAATAAGTAAAGAGAGAGAATACTCTACTATTTTTTATAAAAATAGTGATTATGAAAAAAAGATGATGAAACAAAGAGTAATAACAGATCAAACTTATGAAATATATTTAAATGATATAAAAAATGACTATTCTTTTTTTAACTCTTCTTATATTAATGAAAAAACAGATAACTTTATTTCTCTTAGAAAACAAATTGATAATAAAAAAATAACACCTTTTGAAATAGTTGATAAGTATTCAGATATTAATGATAATTTACTTCAAAGTTTACATAGAATTAAACCAATTAAATATGCATTAAAGTTTAATGTTAAGTTTAATCATATTGTAAATATTTTAAATGCAAATGAACAAGTAAATTTAGAAAAACTTTTAATCACACTATTTATTCTTGAAAATAAAATATCAAAAGATGATTATAAAAAATTAATAAAAATATATATGAAAGAAGATATATATACTAAACATTATCTAACAAAATTTAATACAAAAGATTTAGAAAGATATAATGAAATTGTGAGTTTATCTTTAACTAAAAAAATCGAAGATATAAAAAATAATTTAAATGAATTAATAAGTTCTAAAAAACTTACTTTGAATTCTTGGTGGGAATTATCGGATAAAAAAATTGAACAATTACAAAAATTTTATAATTATATAAATAAAAATGCAATAACTTTAGCAAAACAAAAACAAGATGATGCAACTACATCTCAAATAATAAGTCTAACTTTTCTTTTTGTTTGTTTTGTAACTTTAATAAGTCTTTTATTTGTTTTGAGAACTATTATTTTTAATCAACAAAAGAATTTTAATAAATTAACAAAACAACAATCAATATATAAAGTATTAAGTAAGTTAAACAAAGTTATTTTAAAAATAAAAAGTAGAAAAAAATTATTCCAAAAACTTATTAAAATTATTACAAAAGATTCGTATATTTGTTTAGGAATGATATATACAGTAAAACAATCACATTCAAAATTATTTTTAATAAATGGAAATTTAAAAGATGAGGTTTCTTTAGTTGAACAAGATAATTCTTTGATAAAAAAAGCAATTGTAAATAAAAAAAATATAATAAAAAATTCTAATCTTTTGCATTATTGTAATATTAAAGATGAAGATATTAAAAAGAATAATATTAAATCTATGGGGATTTTTCCTATTTATAAATTTAATAAAGTTGTATCCTTGATTGTTTTATATTCAAAAAAACAAAACTTTTTTGATAATGAAGTAATCATTTTATTTAATAAAGTATTATTAGATGTGGAGTATGCATTAGAAAAAATAGATTATGAGAAAAATAAAGCAAAACAAGAACAACAACTAACAATTGCTGCATATGCTTTTGAATCAAATGAACCAATGCTTATTACAAATAATCAAGCAAAAGTAATAAATGTAAATCAAGCTTTTTGTAATGTTATGGGATATAAAAGAGAAGATATTATTGGTCAAAATCCAAGTATTTTTAAATCAGATGAGCATTCACCTGAATTTTATGAAATTATGTGGGAATCTATAATTAAAAAGGGAACTTGGTCAGGTGAAATATATAATAAAAAGAAAAATAATGAGTTGATTCCATTAAAAGCTACAATAACAGCGATAAAAGATAAAGATAATAATATAAAACACTATTTATCACAATATAACGATATAAGTGAACAAAAATTAAAACAACAATATTTAGAGTATCAAGCAACACATGATAGTTTAACAACTTTACCTAATAGATTATTGTTATTAGATAGAATAGAACATGTTTTAAGTAAAGTTGCAAGATATAAAACATATGCAGGAATTATCTTTATTGATCTTGATAATTTTAAAACAATTAATGATACGATGGGACATGAAACAGGAGATATTTTACTTAAAGCAGTTTCGAAAAAGCTTCAAGAAACTGTTAGAAGTGAAGATACGATTTCTAGAATTGGAGGAGATGAGTTTATTGTTTTAGCAGATTCTTTAGGCTTAGATAAAGCCAGTGCAAGAAATAATATACAAATTTTAGCTTCTAAAATAAAAGGTGCATTAAATGATATTAAGACAATAAATGGTTATAAAAATATTTCTACACCAAGTATAGGTATCACTTTATTTAATGATAATACTTTTAATGTAAAAGAACTTATAAAACAAGCAGATAATGCTATGTATATGGCAAAAAGAGCAGGTAAAAATACTATTTCTTTTTTTGAATAATAAATTTAATTAAATTTTTTCTATTAGTTACATAAAAACCTTATTTTATAGTTAAACTAGATAATATGTATAAAAAGTCACATTCATATCCTTTTGAAGAGTTAAAATCTAAAATATAATTCTTTAACGAAAGTTAAACTAAAGGGAAGAGATTATGGGAAAACTAGGCATAAAAACAAAACTTCTAGTTTTGATATTTATTTGTGTAGGTATATCTTTTGCAATCTTAGGTTATAAAAATGCTACAAACTCTTATAACTCAAAGTTTACATTAGTTAAAAATAAAGAATCAAATGCTGCAATTAATATATCTGAATACTTAGATATATATTTTAAATCAAAAATTGTGATTATAAATTCTATAGCAAATGAACTAACAAAAGAAGATATGAATATTCATAATAAAAAGATATTTGAACTTCTTGATTTGGGAAATAGTGCTGGAGAGTTTGGATTATTTTTCTTAGGTTTTTCAGAAAATGGTAATGAAATTAAATCGGGTGGAAAAGTTCTTACTTTAGAAAAAGATAATTTTGATGCAAGAAAAAGACCTTGGTTTAAAAAAGCAGTTGAGAAAAGAGATCTAGGTGTTACTAAACCGTATTGGGGAAAATCATTAAATACTTATGTGGTTACTCTTTTTACTCCAATTATTAAAGATGATAAAATTATTGCTGTTTTAGGAGCTGATATTCCACTTGATTT from Malaciobacter molluscorum LMG 25693 includes:
- the nikA gene encoding nickel ABC transporter substrate-binding protein; its protein translation is MKLLLKTIFICITTLLFVACQSQKENKIKNELIYASTKDIRDINPHLYGGEMAAQNMVFESLVINTKNGIKPNLAKSWKISNNGKTYTFKLREDVKFSDGLIFDANVVKSNFDAILKNRVRHAWLELINEIISTKVIDKFTFELNLKNAYYPTLTELAMTRPFRFISTKCFKNNQTKNGVKCYVGTGPWILKEHKKNDYALFVRNNNYWNNKTKIEKIKWRVIPNHQSILLSLQKGEIDLIFGADGDMINSDAFSMLEKSNKVKTKLSNPIASRAILINTKREITKDLEVRKALEHAVNKQAIIKGILNNKETIANTLFSKTTPYCNIDLPIKNFNVNLAKKILDKDGWIINKDTNIREKDGKQLILKLYYNANNAQEKTISEYIQSNLKDIGIDLKIIGEEKQSFLDRQQNGNFDLQYSLSWGVPYDPQSYISSWRALSHGDYQAQLGLNKKEWLDKTISDILIETNKEKRANLYKEIFSYIHKEDVYIPISYSRTKVVYNPILKDVGFNLSQYEIPFEKMYFEKSK
- the opp1C gene encoding nickel/cobalt ABC transporter permease, whose product is MNRLFFNKLLKDKVALLSIIIIFTIILAGIFAPYISPNNPYEINLENKLLSFSLQYPLGTDHLGRCIASRLIYGIRTTVFYALFAMFVTVILAIIFALIATFSTSMKNIILRTCDVLLSFPSELMMLAIVGLIGTGIENIIIAAIISKVAWYIRMIYTFCINHMNKNFIYYSEISNISKITILRKHLLPLILSDIAMLASLNVGTIILSISALSFLGLGVQAPTCEWGIMLNEAKELMSINPYMMLPAGIMILIVVASFNFLGDCIRDALDPTYHLKIKDEG
- the opp1B gene encoding nickel/cobalt ABC transporter permease, which translates into the protein MSNFILKRILLIIPLLLGVTIVCFILVNINQSDPAEVTLRVNNITVTKEAIEETRKDLGLDKPLINQYLSWISNLIKGNFGISYESKKPVLNELSEAFPITLYLSIFSLFLIVFFGFIIGVLCALFENTLFDKIVRGIIFTTTAIPNFWLALLLIYTFAYYYNIFPSNGFEGLNSLVLPSITLAITYISTFVRIIRNSIIQTKNSLFMTYAKARGVSKYTLLKHQIRNAIAPFIVALNMSIPRLLAGTVIIENIFALPGLGRVCVHAIFVRDYPIIQSYVLFMALLFIIFNLIADIWIIKRDPRLRHFN
- a CDS encoding diguanylate cyclase domain-containing protein — encoded protein: MFKNQLFVKILLIFTLPALGILYFSSLLVYEKIDTLSDISNIQKNIKYIKNVKNLLDSISKEREYSTIFYKNSDYEKKMMKQRVITDQTYEIYLNDIKNDYSFFNSSYINEKTDNFISLRKQIDNKKITPFEIVDKYSDINDNLLQSLHRIKPIKYALKFNVKFNHIVNILNANEQVNLEKLLITLFILENKISKDDYKKLIKIYMKEDIYTKHYLTKFNTKDLERYNEIVSLSLTKKIEDIKNNLNELISSKKLTLNSWWELSDKKIEQLQKFYNYINKNAITLAKQKQDDATTSQIISLTFLFVCFVTLISLLFVLRTIIFNQQKNFNKLTKQQSIYKVLSKLNKVILKIKSRKKLFQKLIKIITKDSYICLGMIYTVKQSHSKLFLINGNLKDEVSLVEQDNSLIKKAIVNKKNIIKNSNLLHYCNIKDEDIKKNNIKSMGIFPIYKFNKVVSLIVLYSKKQNFFDNEVIILFNKVLLDVEYALEKIDYEKNKAKQEQQLTIAAYAFESNEPMLITNNQAKVINVNQAFCNVMGYKREDIIGQNPSIFKSDEHSPEFYEIMWESIIKKGTWSGEIYNKKKNNELIPLKATITAIKDKDNNIKHYLSQYNDISEQKLKQQYLEYQATHDSLTTLPNRLLLLDRIEHVLSKVARYKTYAGIIFIDLDNFKTINDTMGHETGDILLKAVSKKLQETVRSEDTISRIGGDEFIVLADSLGLDKASARNNIQILASKIKGALNDIKTINGYKNISTPSIGITLFNDNTFNVKELIKQADNAMYMAKRAGKNTISFFE